Proteins encoded by one window of Nocardia goodfellowii:
- a CDS encoding AAA family ATPase, producing MADAATEAVPRLTEVVARRLADDPAVTPDVAQAVLRALGGAESADRTTGFDDTGIFLKAIRVRGFRGIGQETTLELPPGPGLTLVVGRNGSGKSSFAEAAELALTGGNRRWDGRSAAWREGWRNLHTGGSTRIELEMLSAGTDPEITIVKEWAPDAQLAEAHWTEDRRALGNSRFDPTRWAPVLELYRPFLSYSELGALVDGKPSDLFDALHQLLGLDELTVAQERIRSRRLSLERAARDSRVERVALVDALDALADDRATRMAKLLRPAQPDLTAVSRHMSGRADDTGPDGLRAIVRLALPTSEQVDEIADRLASCGAALARDTTADAEADLRVLELLRRARSHADASGDCPCPVCGRGTLDQDWARAADAEIAQLAARVDALTTAQTRLREATRAARALPDQVPPELDFDPRNPPTIDTAAVHRAWSDWAALASAEYTPDLPERLRSAHSRLVDELTLLQQGTRKELDRLDEVWAPLVPRIASWLDNARQVALRTGELRTVKRAEDWLKSATTGLRDERMSPLETTARWVWRTLRQQSNVELGGIKLQGNAGTARRVLLDVTVDEVESAALGVMSQGELHALGLSLFLPRATVEHSPFRFVMIDDPVQAMDPAKVDGLARVLAAVAATRQVIVFTHDERLAEAVRRMQLAARVLEVQRRERSVVEVRVSSDPVRRYLDDARSLVRTPQLPAAIADELVATCCRSAVEAASQARIRRDLLAGGMHHREVERHLESAHTTRAMVALAVMGVTYNVDDLNQHLAAEAKWLVPALRDVTAAAHVPIDRTMRELISSTERLISWLSR from the coding sequence ATGGCCGATGCGGCCACCGAGGCGGTACCGCGCCTGACCGAGGTGGTGGCTCGCCGCCTTGCCGATGATCCCGCCGTCACCCCGGATGTCGCGCAGGCTGTGCTGCGCGCCCTGGGCGGTGCCGAGTCCGCGGACCGGACAACCGGTTTCGACGATACGGGGATTTTCCTCAAGGCGATCCGGGTGCGTGGGTTCCGCGGTATCGGCCAGGAGACGACGCTGGAGCTGCCACCGGGCCCCGGCCTGACGCTGGTGGTGGGTCGCAACGGCAGCGGCAAATCGAGTTTCGCCGAAGCCGCCGAACTGGCCCTGACCGGCGGTAATCGCCGCTGGGACGGGCGATCCGCCGCCTGGCGGGAAGGCTGGCGCAATCTGCATACCGGCGGTTCGACCCGGATCGAGCTGGAAATGCTCAGCGCCGGAACCGATCCCGAGATCACCATCGTCAAGGAGTGGGCGCCGGACGCGCAGCTCGCCGAGGCGCACTGGACCGAAGACCGCCGGGCACTGGGGAATTCGCGGTTCGATCCCACGCGCTGGGCTCCGGTCCTCGAGCTCTACCGTCCGTTCCTGTCCTACAGCGAGCTCGGCGCGCTGGTCGACGGCAAACCGAGCGACCTGTTCGACGCGCTGCATCAGCTGTTGGGCCTGGACGAATTGACGGTCGCGCAGGAGCGAATACGGTCCCGCCGCCTGTCCCTGGAGCGCGCGGCGCGGGATTCCCGGGTGGAACGGGTCGCCCTGGTCGACGCCCTGGACGCGCTCGCCGACGACCGCGCGACCCGGATGGCCAAACTGCTGCGTCCGGCCCAGCCCGACTTGACCGCGGTGAGCCGCCACATGTCCGGCCGCGCCGACGACACCGGCCCGGACGGGTTGCGCGCCATCGTCCGCCTCGCCCTGCCCACCAGTGAACAGGTGGACGAGATCGCCGACCGGCTCGCCTCCTGCGGCGCGGCCCTCGCGCGCGACACCACCGCCGACGCCGAGGCGGACCTGCGGGTCCTGGAGTTGTTGCGGCGCGCCCGCAGCCATGCCGACGCCAGTGGTGACTGCCCGTGTCCGGTGTGCGGTCGCGGCACCCTCGATCAGGACTGGGCCCGCGCCGCCGACGCCGAGATCGCCCAGTTGGCCGCGCGAGTGGACGCGCTCACCACCGCCCAGACCCGCCTGCGGGAAGCCACCCGGGCCGCCCGCGCGCTGCCGGACCAGGTGCCGCCGGAACTGGATTTCGACCCGCGCAATCCGCCGACCATCGACACCGCCGCGGTCCATCGCGCCTGGTCGGATTGGGCCGCGCTGGCCTCCGCCGAATACACCCCCGATCTGCCGGAGCGGTTGCGCAGCGCGCATTCTCGGCTCGTCGACGAACTCACGCTGCTGCAGCAGGGCACCCGCAAAGAACTCGATCGCCTCGACGAGGTGTGGGCGCCGCTGGTCCCGCGCATCGCGAGCTGGTTGGACAACGCCCGCCAAGTCGCCTTGCGCACAGGCGAATTGCGTACCGTCAAACGCGCCGAGGACTGGCTCAAGTCCGCTACCACGGGTTTGCGGGATGAGCGCATGTCTCCGCTGGAGACCACGGCCCGCTGGGTCTGGCGCACCCTGCGCCAGCAGAGCAACGTCGAGCTCGGCGGAATCAAGTTGCAGGGCAATGCCGGAACGGCCCGCCGGGTACTGCTCGACGTCACCGTCGACGAGGTGGAGAGCGCCGCGCTGGGCGTGATGAGCCAGGGCGAACTGCACGCGCTGGGCCTGTCGCTGTTCCTGCCGCGGGCCACGGTGGAGCACAGCCCGTTCCGCTTCGTCATGATCGACGACCCGGTCCAGGCCATGGATCCGGCCAAGGTGGACGGTCTGGCCCGGGTGCTGGCCGCGGTCGCCGCGACCCGGCAGGTCATCGTGTTCACCCATGACGAACGGCTGGCCGAGGCGGTGCGCCGGATGCAGCTGGCGGCCCGGGTGCTGGAAGTGCAGCGGCGCGAGCGTTCGGTGGTGGAGGTGCGGGTCTCCAGCGACCCGGTCCGCCGCTACCTGGACGACGCGCGTTCCCTGGTCCGCACCCCGCAACTTCCGGCGGCGATCGCCGACGAACTCGTCGCCACCTGCTGCCGGTCCGCCGTGGAGGCGGCCAGCCAGGCCCGGATCCGGCGCGACTTGCTCGCCGGGGGCATGCATCACCGTGAGGTGGAGCGGCATCTGGAATCGGCGCACACCACCCGGGCCATGGTGGCGCTGGCGGTGATGGGCGTGACCTACAACGTCGACGATCTGAACCAGCATCTCGCCGCGGAAGCGAAATGGCTGGTCCCCGCGCTGCGAGATGTCACAGCCGCCGCGCATGTGCCGATCGACCGCACCATGCGCGAATTGATCAGCAGCACCGAGCGGCTTATTTCGTGGCTGAGCAGGTGA
- a CDS encoding YchJ family protein: MAESQMCPCRRGEPFGECCGPLLAGERPAPTAEALMRSRYTAFAVGDTGYLKRSWHSGNRPEDLDLDPGQRWLFLEIVRTERGGPFDDTGLVEFIAHYRADGGRGQLHEVSRFVREDGAWVYLDGVIQP, translated from the coding sequence ATGGCTGAGTCGCAGATGTGCCCGTGCCGGCGCGGAGAACCATTCGGCGAATGCTGCGGTCCGCTGCTCGCCGGCGAGCGCCCCGCCCCCACCGCCGAGGCGTTGATGCGCTCGCGCTACACCGCTTTCGCGGTCGGCGACACCGGCTATCTGAAGCGGTCCTGGCATTCCGGCAATCGACCGGAGGATCTCGACCTCGACCCCGGACAGCGCTGGTTGTTCTTGGAGATCGTGCGCACCGAACGCGGCGGGCCGTTCGACGACACCGGCCTCGTCGAGTTCATCGCCCACTACCGCGCCGACGGTGGGCGCGGCCAGTTGCACGAGGTCAGCCGATTCGTGCGGGAGGACGGCGCCTGGGTCTATCTCGATGGCGTGATCCAACCCTGA
- a CDS encoding VWA domain-containing protein, whose product MSADDVQARRWRLVLGAAAEAEVGGLGDADDLAMDQALGSLYNGAEEDAAGQRTGGLGGSAPRVARWLGDIRRYFPSSVVEVLQRDAVDRLELTQLLLEPELLEAVQPDVHLVGTLLGLNSVLPETTRATARVVVAKVVREIEERIAAHTRAAVTGALNRAARTTRPKPRDIDWDKTIRKNLAHYLPEQRTVVPERLVGYGRTAQAVRRDVVLAIDQSGSMAASVVYASVFGAVLASMRALRTSLVVFDTEVADLTDRLTDPVDVLFGTQLGGGTDINQALAYCQSLVTRPADTLFVLISDLYEGGIRAEMLRRINAMRESGVQVLVLLALSDDGAPAYDHDNAAALAALGVPAFACTPDAFPDLLAVAIDRGDVHAWAAAREQGRGGRRR is encoded by the coding sequence GTGAGTGCGGATGACGTGCAGGCCCGGCGGTGGCGGTTGGTGTTGGGGGCTGCGGCCGAGGCGGAGGTCGGGGGGCTCGGAGACGCGGATGACCTGGCGATGGATCAGGCACTGGGGAGTTTGTACAACGGTGCGGAGGAGGACGCGGCTGGGCAGCGGACCGGGGGGCTCGGGGGATCGGCGCCGCGGGTGGCGCGGTGGCTGGGTGATATTCGGCGGTACTTTCCGTCGTCGGTGGTCGAGGTGTTGCAGCGCGACGCGGTCGACCGGCTGGAGTTGACGCAGTTGTTGCTGGAGCCGGAGTTGCTCGAGGCGGTGCAGCCGGATGTGCATCTGGTCGGGACCTTGCTCGGGTTGAATTCGGTGCTGCCGGAAACCACCAGGGCGACAGCGCGTGTCGTGGTGGCGAAAGTGGTGCGCGAGATCGAGGAGCGGATCGCCGCGCATACCCGCGCGGCGGTGACCGGCGCATTGAATCGGGCGGCCCGGACGACGCGACCGAAGCCCCGGGACATCGACTGGGACAAGACGATCCGGAAGAATCTCGCGCACTATCTGCCGGAGCAGCGCACGGTCGTCCCGGAGCGGCTGGTCGGGTATGGACGGACAGCGCAGGCGGTGCGACGGGATGTGGTGCTGGCGATCGACCAGTCCGGATCGATGGCGGCCAGTGTGGTGTACGCGTCGGTGTTCGGGGCGGTGCTGGCCTCGATGCGGGCGCTGCGGACCTCGCTGGTGGTGTTCGATACCGAGGTCGCGGACCTGACGGATCGGCTGACCGACCCGGTAGACGTGCTGTTCGGCACCCAGTTGGGCGGCGGCACCGATATCAATCAGGCGTTGGCCTACTGCCAGTCGCTGGTCACCCGGCCGGCCGACACGCTGTTCGTGTTGATCTCGGATCTGTACGAGGGCGGGATTCGCGCGGAGATGCTGCGCCGGATCAACGCCATGCGCGAATCGGGAGTCCAGGTGCTGGTTCTGCTCGCACTCTCCGATGACGGTGCCCCCGCCTACGACCATGACAACGCGGCCGCGCTCGCCGCGCTCGGTGTCCCCGCGTTCGCGTGCACTCCCGACGCTTTTCCCGACTTGCTCGCCGTCGCTATCGATCGGGGCGACGTGCACGCCTGGGCCGCAGCACGCGAACAGGGTCGCGGAGGTCGGCGCCGATGA
- a CDS encoding DUF5691 domain-containing protein gives MNDTGAQVSTPAARQRAVRVSAGLEELDIWLGDQVRTGLAQADRSYRGFAAMAARMVDAQAPGVAAVLRRLPEIIAGRADWPELLLREYARLHLLVAAHRRLDELPEPLRATVRTHIGYPTRTASVRAEPAVGDEWMVLGVRTTEEERLHTRRTWLYGRRTRRWALLVDHSFGTAEFPKDVPPLGMMAEANVHYYPAAAPLRALWGERYGGDEPFTTLPGAAGTAWSASYGDGPNTTLPGVPADTSPAAYTDVANPSSDIAASVSRPDDSRELRGTIARALDAQARALAADPWLWAWPVLLTEVVLVVGEAGWQVAERGGVALPMAEGAAPWQLLGISGGHPVTVIGEWSAAGLVPMSVFTDGTVIDLESERAAGAARSTVSAGNEHLTSVALLGTARRAVDTSLLGEPVGAVAARLEADPAMLLLESVALQVAFARGGVLAAHAELPEPAPEDARRRLPEPAAQRLAAMLRERSVFLPEWFDAAAPHDFRAPDALCALLLEQACAHAGLRPLLLRLAGERGRWLAARHPEWRKLEWPNDSEGSADDSSTVWRTGSPAERLAWFARLRHRDPSAARELLARTWQKESGAVKAELLAACSERLSTDDESLLESALDDRRADVRRTASGLLALLPDSAFAQRMTARARSWIRLEPGEPRFVINLPDPLDADARRDGIYDRPAESTYRWNGTPDPTAGRLRQLVAATPLDHWRTVTGPLDRSRTATDPLDPKHPATGPLDREHLATDPLDRLRTATNPLDHNQTATNPRDPKHPATNPLDHGLEVTGPFTAADLPGSETDPAGSGSSPTTSPHEQGSPPQTDSPPSAADPGGPNYGTSAPETVLRIAVEERFRQPMFDGWVDAALAQQDSAWAKALFEAGVPSDVALLRRRELFALLPEEDRVRHLLRLDGAWFSEIEALLPAMGHPWPEPLAQHLMLLLFERSRVAAQRAGMHGSGPAAHRSLLVAAAAHLPVSSAGMAGVLARRCEDPGWQQAFDRLARDLTHRSMMLEELQ, from the coding sequence ATGAACGACACGGGAGCGCAGGTCAGCACACCTGCCGCGCGACAGCGCGCGGTGCGCGTCAGCGCCGGGCTGGAGGAGCTCGATATCTGGCTCGGCGATCAGGTGCGCACCGGTCTCGCACAGGCCGATCGGTCCTACCGGGGGTTCGCCGCGATGGCGGCGCGGATGGTCGACGCACAGGCCCCCGGTGTCGCGGCGGTGCTGCGACGGTTGCCGGAGATCATTGCCGGGCGCGCGGATTGGCCGGAGCTGTTGCTGCGCGAGTACGCGCGGCTGCATCTGCTCGTCGCCGCACACCGCCGACTCGACGAACTGCCCGAACCGCTACGCGCCACCGTCCGCACACACATCGGGTATCCGACACGCACCGCGAGTGTCCGGGCAGAGCCCGCCGTGGGCGACGAGTGGATGGTGCTCGGCGTCCGGACCACCGAGGAAGAGCGGCTGCACACCCGCCGAACCTGGTTGTACGGCAGGCGGACTCGGCGGTGGGCACTGCTGGTCGACCACAGTTTCGGCACGGCGGAGTTCCCGAAAGACGTACCCCCGCTGGGCATGATGGCCGAGGCGAACGTGCACTACTACCCTGCCGCCGCGCCGCTACGTGCGCTCTGGGGCGAGCGATACGGTGGCGACGAGCCGTTCACCACGCTGCCCGGTGCGGCGGGCACCGCTTGGTCCGCGTCATATGGCGACGGTCCGAACACCACGCTGCCCGGTGTACCGGCCGACACCTCGCCCGCGGCATACACGGATGTGGCGAACCCCTCCTCGGACATCGCGGCTTCCGTGTCTCGGCCTGACGACAGCCGGGAACTGCGGGGCACCATCGCACGCGCGTTGGACGCGCAAGCCCGGGCGCTGGCTGCCGATCCTTGGTTGTGGGCGTGGCCGGTCCTGCTCACCGAGGTCGTTCTCGTCGTCGGGGAAGCCGGCTGGCAAGTCGCGGAACGCGGCGGGGTGGCGCTGCCGATGGCCGAGGGTGCGGCTCCGTGGCAGTTGCTGGGCATCTCCGGCGGACATCCGGTGACGGTGATCGGCGAATGGAGCGCGGCCGGTTTGGTACCGATGTCGGTGTTCACCGACGGGACCGTGATCGACCTCGAATCCGAGCGGGCAGCCGGTGCGGCGCGCTCGACCGTGTCAGCCGGAAACGAACACCTGACCTCGGTGGCGCTGCTGGGCACCGCGCGGCGGGCAGTGGATACGAGTCTGCTGGGCGAACCCGTCGGTGCGGTGGCCGCCCGGTTGGAGGCCGACCCTGCCATGCTGCTCCTCGAATCCGTCGCGCTCCAAGTGGCTTTCGCCCGGGGCGGTGTGCTCGCGGCCCACGCTGAGCTGCCGGAACCCGCTCCCGAGGATGCGCGACGACGACTGCCCGAACCCGCCGCACAGCGGTTGGCCGCCATGCTGCGCGAGCGCTCGGTGTTTCTTCCGGAGTGGTTCGATGCCGCCGCGCCGCACGACTTCCGGGCCCCCGACGCGCTCTGCGCGTTACTGCTCGAGCAGGCTTGCGCGCACGCCGGGTTGCGCCCGTTGCTGTTGCGGTTGGCTGGAGAGCGCGGGCGCTGGCTGGCAGCGCGTCATCCGGAATGGCGAAAGCTGGAGTGGCCGAACGACTCCGAAGGCAGCGCGGACGATTCCTCCACTGTCTGGCGGACCGGTAGTCCCGCTGAACGCCTGGCTTGGTTCGCACGGCTACGCCATCGGGATCCGAGTGCCGCGCGCGAACTGCTCGCGCGGACGTGGCAGAAGGAATCCGGCGCGGTGAAAGCCGAACTGCTGGCGGCCTGCTCGGAGCGACTGTCGACAGACGACGAATCGCTCCTCGAATCCGCACTGGATGACCGCCGGGCCGATGTCCGGCGCACCGCCTCCGGCCTGCTCGCACTGCTGCCGGATTCAGCGTTCGCCCAGCGTATGACCGCTCGCGCCCGGTCCTGGATCAGGCTCGAGCCCGGCGAGCCCCGCTTCGTCATCAACCTGCCAGATCCGCTCGACGCGGATGCTCGTCGCGACGGAATCTACGACCGCCCCGCCGAATCCACCTACCGCTGGAACGGCACCCCCGATCCCACCGCAGGTCGCCTCCGCCAGCTGGTAGCGGCCACACCGCTGGATCATTGGCGGACGGTGACCGGCCCACTCGACCGCTCACGGACAGCGACCGACCCACTCGACCCGAAACACCCAGCGACCGGCCCTCTCGACCGGGAACACCTAGCGACCGACCCGTTGGACCGCTTACGGACGGCGACCAACCCACTGGACCACAACCAGACGGCGACCAACCCGCGCGATCCCAAACACCCAGCAACCAACCCGCTGGACCACGGACTGGAAGTGACCGGACCGTTTACTGCCGCCGATTTGCCCGGATCCGAGACAGACCCAGCCGGGTCTGGTAGTTCGCCGACTACGTCGCCCCACGAGCAGGGGTCGCCTCCTCAGACCGATTCCCCGCCATCCGCAGCCGACCCCGGCGGGCCGAACTATGGAACCTCGGCCCCCGAGACAGTGCTGCGGATCGCGGTCGAAGAGCGATTCCGGCAACCGATGTTCGACGGGTGGGTGGATGCCGCACTGGCTCAGCAGGATTCGGCCTGGGCGAAGGCGCTGTTCGAGGCCGGGGTGCCCTCGGATGTGGCATTGCTGCGGCGGCGCGAGCTTTTCGCACTGCTGCCCGAGGAGGATCGGGTGCGGCACCTGCTGCGGCTGGACGGCGCCTGGTTCTCCGAGATCGAAGCCCTGCTGCCGGCGATGGGTCACCCGTGGCCGGAACCGCTGGCGCAACATCTGATGCTGTTGTTGTTCGAACGGTCGCGGGTCGCGGCGCAACGGGCCGGGATGCACGGCTCGGGTCCGGCGGCACATCGGTCGCTGCTGGTGGCCGCGGCCGCGCACTTGCCGGTCAGCTCGGCGGGGATGGCCGGAGTGCTGGCCCGCCGTTGCGAAGATCCTGGTTGGCAGCAAGCATTCGATCGGCTCGCCCGCGATCTCACCCACCGCTCGATGATGCTCGAGGAGTTGCAGTGA
- a CDS encoding DUF5682 family protein, with amino-acid sequence MTSDVDPRTRVFGIRHHGPGSARSLLRALHDFQPDAILIEGPADADPLVGFVAAEGMAPPVALLAYVPDQPARAAFWPFAVFSPEWQAMRYAADRDIPVHFCDLPATTVLAVREEPGDTIDPVAELAAAAGHDDTERWWDAILESAPHINAFDAITEAMAELRNARPDTSGTGEELREAGAEQNPRPELVDSHTLLREAYMRQVLRKTIKGGARRVAVVCGAWHAPALAGPLGPAAPDARLLKGLPKVKATVTWVPWTHSRLATASGYGAGIDSPGWYHHLFTETEQPVARWLTKAAGVLRAQDLPVSSAHVIESVRLAETLAVLRERPLAGLSEVTEAVRAVMCGGEETLVRVVNSALVVGEALGSVPEGAPAVPLDADLRARIRTLRMKQDPAAKALDLDLRKDRERQRSHLLHRLRLLGIPWGTEVSSDIRGTGTFRESWSLRWRPEFAVAVVEASRWGTTIAAAAAAKVLDAAARPDVGLADLTTALESSLLADLGPATTGLVARLETVAALDHDVTRLLAALPSLVGTLRYGDVRGTDTSALAHVADSLLVRICAGLPGAVTGLDTTAAEHLRALLDAAHTAIHTRDNAWATAEWLVALHRLADREDVHGALVGRAVRLLADAGRIDRADSARRLSAALSIGPTPAAKAAWIDGFLGGRGLLLVHDRQLLHLIDTWLHTLPEDQFTTTLPLLRRTFSTFEPAERRAIATALRTPETPTTPTPTTDHTRGTAAMTTVARILGATP; translated from the coding sequence ATGACATCGGATGTCGACCCGCGCACGCGCGTCTTCGGGATACGTCACCACGGACCGGGCTCGGCCCGCTCACTCCTGCGGGCGCTGCACGACTTCCAGCCGGACGCCATCCTGATCGAAGGCCCCGCCGACGCGGACCCCTTGGTCGGCTTCGTCGCCGCCGAGGGCATGGCGCCGCCGGTCGCTCTGCTCGCCTACGTCCCGGATCAGCCCGCCCGCGCGGCCTTCTGGCCCTTCGCCGTGTTCTCCCCGGAGTGGCAGGCGATGCGATACGCCGCCGACCGCGACATCCCCGTCCACTTCTGCGACCTACCCGCCACCACAGTGCTCGCCGTCCGCGAAGAACCCGGCGACACCATCGACCCGGTCGCCGAATTGGCCGCTGCCGCCGGCCACGACGACACCGAACGCTGGTGGGACGCCATCCTCGAATCCGCCCCGCACATAAACGCTTTCGACGCGATCACCGAAGCCATGGCGGAACTACGCAACGCGCGTCCGGATACCAGTGGGACCGGTGAGGAGTTGAGAGAGGCTGGGGCAGAGCAGAATCCGCGGCCGGAACTGGTGGACTCGCACACCCTGCTGCGGGAGGCCTACATGCGGCAGGTGTTGCGCAAGACGATCAAGGGTGGGGCGCGGCGGGTGGCTGTGGTGTGTGGGGCTTGGCATGCGCCGGCGTTGGCCGGGCCGCTGGGGCCCGCGGCGCCGGATGCGCGGCTGCTCAAGGGGTTGCCGAAGGTGAAGGCGACGGTGACGTGGGTGCCGTGGACGCATTCGCGGTTGGCGACCGCGTCCGGGTACGGGGCGGGGATCGATTCGCCCGGCTGGTATCACCATTTGTTCACCGAGACCGAGCAGCCGGTGGCGCGGTGGCTGACCAAGGCGGCGGGGGTGCTGCGGGCGCAGGATCTGCCGGTGTCCAGTGCGCATGTCATCGAATCGGTGCGGCTGGCCGAGACTTTGGCGGTGCTGCGGGAGCGGCCACTGGCGGGGCTGTCGGAGGTGACGGAGGCCGTGCGCGCGGTGATGTGCGGGGGCGAGGAGACCCTGGTGCGGGTCGTGAACTCCGCGTTGGTGGTCGGGGAGGCTCTCGGCTCGGTGCCCGAGGGCGCGCCCGCGGTTCCGCTGGACGCGGACCTGCGGGCGCGGATCCGAACCCTGCGCATGAAGCAGGACCCGGCGGCGAAGGCGCTCGACCTGGATCTGCGCAAAGACCGCGAGCGCCAGCGGTCACATCTGCTGCACCGGTTGCGCCTGCTCGGAATCCCTTGGGGCACAGAGGTATCCAGTGATATCCGAGGCACCGGCACGTTCCGGGAAAGCTGGTCGCTGCGCTGGCGGCCCGAGTTCGCGGTCGCGGTTGTCGAGGCCTCGCGCTGGGGGACCACCATCGCCGCCGCGGCCGCGGCCAAGGTTCTCGATGCCGCCGCCCGGCCCGACGTCGGTCTCGCCGACCTCACCACCGCGCTGGAATCATCGCTCCTCGCCGACCTCGGTCCGGCCACCACGGGATTGGTGGCCCGCCTGGAAACCGTCGCGGCCCTGGACCACGACGTCACCCGCCTGCTCGCGGCCCTCCCCAGCCTCGTCGGCACCCTGCGCTACGGCGATGTCCGCGGCACCGATACCTCCGCCCTCGCCCACGTAGCCGACAGTCTGCTGGTCCGGATCTGCGCGGGACTGCCCGGCGCGGTCACCGGCCTGGACACCACCGCCGCCGAACATCTGCGCGCCCTGCTCGACGCCGCCCACACCGCCATCCACACCCGGGACAATGCCTGGGCCACCGCCGAATGGCTGGTCGCCCTGCATCGCCTCGCCGACCGCGAAGACGTGCACGGGGCCCTTGTGGGCCGCGCCGTCCGCCTCCTCGCCGACGCCGGCCGCATCGACCGCGCCGACTCCGCCCGCAGGCTGTCCGCCGCCCTGTCGATCGGACCCACACCCGCCGCCAAAGCCGCCTGGATCGATGGCTTCCTCGGCGGCCGCGGCCTCCTCCTCGTTCACGACCGCCAGCTCCTGCACCTCATCGACACCTGGCTGCACACCCTCCCCGAAGACCAGTTCACCACCACCCTCCCCCTCCTCCGCCGCACCTTCAGCACCTTCGAGCCCGCCGAGCGCCGCGCCATCGCCACCGCCCTGCGCACCCCCGAAACCCCCACCACCCCAACCCCCACCACCGACCACACCCGCGGAACCGCCGCGATGACCACCGTCGCCCGAATCCTCGGAGCCACACCATGA
- a CDS encoding ATP-dependent Clp protease proteolytic subunit: protein MATPGPTLDDSVQDRLLRERVVFLGAQVDDTIANRICAQLLLLAAEDPGQDISLYINSPGGSVDAGMAIYDTMHYIGCDVATYALGLAGSMGQFLLTSGAKGKRHALAHTRIIMHQPSAGIGGSAADIMIMAEQQALLKKQLGELIAQHTGQSYEQILIDWDRDRWFTAAQAKDYGMIDHVISGPGPLR, encoded by the coding sequence ATGGCTACCCCCGGACCAACCCTCGACGATTCCGTACAAGATCGGCTCCTGCGTGAACGCGTGGTCTTCCTCGGTGCCCAGGTCGACGACACCATCGCCAATCGCATTTGCGCACAACTGCTTCTGCTCGCCGCCGAAGATCCCGGACAGGACATCAGCCTCTACATCAACTCCCCCGGCGGCTCCGTCGACGCCGGCATGGCCATCTACGACACCATGCATTACATCGGCTGCGACGTGGCCACCTACGCGCTCGGCCTGGCCGGCTCGATGGGCCAGTTCCTGCTGACCAGCGGAGCGAAGGGCAAGCGGCACGCGCTGGCGCACACTCGGATCATCATGCATCAGCCGTCGGCGGGCATCGGCGGCTCCGCGGCGGACATCATGATCATGGCCGAGCAGCAAGCGCTGCTCAAGAAGCAGCTGGGCGAACTGATCGCCCAGCACACCGGGCAGAGCTATGAGCAGATCCTGATCGACTGGGATCGGGACCGGTGGTTCACGGCGGCGCAGGCCAAGGACTACGGGATGATCGATCACGTCATCAGCGGGCCCGGCCCACTCCGGTAA
- a CDS encoding ATP-binding protein: protein MTTTDLVPELLRPHAEQAYATELAALAAADTRPRPPGWRLSPWAVVTYLLGGVLDDGTVISPKYVGPRRLMEVAVATLATDRALLLLGVPGTAKTWVSEHLSAAVSGASTLLVQGTSGTAEESIRYGWNYARLLAEGPSEGALVASPVMTAMRTGAIARIEELTRIPSDVQDALITILSEKTLPVPELGIQVQAAKGFNIIATANDRDRGVNDLSSALRRRFNTVVLPLPASEDDEVAIVTRRVEQLGAALELPAIPAADEVRRVVRVFRELRSGSTADGRTALKSPSGTLSTAEAISVITNGIALSAHFGDGTLRAADIAGSVLGAIIKDPVSDTAIWTEYLEAVVRERPDWSDFYRACREISE from the coding sequence GTGACCACTACCGATCTCGTGCCGGAGCTGCTGCGCCCGCACGCCGAACAGGCCTACGCCACCGAACTCGCCGCGCTCGCCGCCGCCGATACTCGACCCCGCCCGCCGGGCTGGCGGCTCTCGCCGTGGGCGGTGGTCACCTACCTGCTCGGTGGGGTGCTCGACGACGGCACCGTGATCAGCCCGAAGTACGTCGGCCCGCGCCGGCTCATGGAGGTCGCGGTCGCCACGCTGGCCACCGACCGCGCGCTGCTGCTGCTCGGCGTCCCGGGCACCGCGAAAACCTGGGTATCGGAGCATCTTTCGGCCGCCGTCAGCGGCGCCTCCACGCTGCTCGTCCAGGGCACCTCCGGCACGGCGGAGGAATCCATCCGCTACGGCTGGAATTACGCGCGGCTGCTCGCCGAGGGTCCGAGCGAGGGCGCGTTGGTCGCCTCCCCCGTCATGACCGCCATGCGCACCGGCGCGATCGCCCGCATCGAGGAACTCACCCGGATTCCCTCCGACGTCCAGGACGCGCTGATCACCATTCTGTCCGAGAAGACGCTGCCGGTCCCCGAACTCGGCATCCAGGTCCAGGCCGCCAAGGGCTTCAACATCATCGCCACCGCCAACGACCGCGATCGCGGCGTCAACGACCTCTCCTCGGCCTTGCGCCGCCGCTTCAACACCGTGGTCCTGCCGCTGCCCGCCAGCGAGGACGACGAGGTCGCCATCGTCACCCGCCGGGTCGAACAACTCGGCGCCGCCCTGGAACTCCCCGCCATCCCCGCCGCCGACGAGGTCCGCCGCGTCGTGCGCGTCTTCCGCGAACTCCGCTCCGGCAGCACCGCCGATGGCCGCACCGCCCTCAAATCGCCCTCCGGCACGCTGTCCACCGCCGAAGCCATCTCCGTCATCACCAACGGGATAGCCCTGTCCGCCCACTTCGGTGACGGCACCCTGCGCGCCGCCGATATCGCCGGCTCGGTCCTCGGCGCCATCATCAAGGACCCGGTCTCCGACACCGCCATCTGGACGGAATACCTGGAAGCCGTCGTTCGCGAACGCCCCGACTGGTCCGACTTCTACCGCGCCTGCCGCGAGATCAGCGAATGA